TGGCGAGGAGGGAGTGGCCACCGAGGTCGAAGAAGTTGTCGTCGACGCCGACGCGAGGAAGGGAGAGGAGCTGAGCCCAGAGGTTGGCGAGCAGCTCCTCGAGAGGAGAGCGAGGAGCGACGTAGGACTCAGAAGCGTCCGTCGCGCTGTCCGGAGAAGGGAGCGCCTTCCTGTCGACCTTGCCATTGGGAGAGAGGGGCAAGGAGGGGAGGCAGACGAAGACGGAGGGGAGCATGTACTCCGGGAGGGAGCGCTTGAGGAAGTCGCGCAGCTCTGCGGAGGAGGGAGGAGAGGAAGAGGAGAAGTAGGCGACGAGGCGGCGGTTGCCGGGAGAGTCCTCACGGGCGAGGACGACGCAGTCGTTGAGGGAGGGGTGGCGAAGCAGCGCGGCTTCGATTTCGCCCAGCTCGATGCGGAAGCCGCGAATCTTCACCTGGAAGTCGGAGCGGCCGAGGAACTCGATGGAGCCGTCGGGGAGGAGGCGGACGAGGTCGCCGGTTTTGTAGAGGCGAGCCTGGGACTTGAAGGGGTGAGCGACGAAGCGCTCAGCGGTGAGTCCCGGCTGGTGGAGGTAGCCACGAGCGAGGCCGTCACCACCGACGTAGAGCTCGCCGGGGACACCGACGGGGACAGGCTGCAGGGCGCCGTCGAGGACGAAGGCGGTGGAGTTGGCGAGGGGCCTGCCGATGGGGACGGTATGCCCTGGCGCGGGCGGGGAGGAGATGAGGTGCCAGGTGCTGAAGGTGGTGTTCTCGGTGGGCCCGTAGACGTGGAGGAGGCGGGAGGGAGGGCCGTGGAGGAGAACGGCGCGGACGACGTCAGGGTCGACCAGCTCACCGCCGAAGAGGACGGTGGAGAGGGAAGAGAAGGCGTCGGGGGCGTGGTGGGCGAGCTGGTTGAAGAGGGCGGTGGTGAGGAAGAGGGTGGAGACCTTCTCGCCGCGCAGGTGCTGGACGAAGAGAGGAGGAGAGAGGGAGACGTCGCGAGGGACGCCGACGAGGAGCGCGCCGTTGAGGAGTGCGCCCCAGATTTCGAAGGTGGCGGCGTCGAAGGAGGCGTTGGAGACCTGGGCGACGCGGTCCTGGGGTGACAGCTGGATGTAGTCGGAGTCGCGGACGAGGCGGACGACGCCGAGGTGAGGGACGACGATGCCCTTGGGCTGGCCCGTCGAGCCCGACGTGTAGATGGCGTACGCCAGATTCGAAGGCTGCGTCGAAGTCGGCGGCGCGCGAGGAGGTTGCCGGGCGATCACCTCCGTTTGTGTGTCCAGCGTCACCACGTGGACCTCGCTCTCGGAGGAGAGCGCTCCGGAGAGTGTCTGCGTGGTGATGAGGATGGGGGCTCGCGCGTCCCGGAGCATGAACGAGAGGCGCTCCGCCGGATACGCTGTGTCCAACGGCAGGTATGCACCACCCGCCTTGAGGCACGCGAGCATCGCGACGATGAGTGAGGGCGAGCGCTCCAGGTAGATGCCAATCAACGTATCGGGGACGACGCCGAGAGACTGGAGGTGCCACGCGAGCTGGTTGGCCTGGGCCTCCAACTGCGCATAGGTGAGCGACTCTTCTCCGAACCGGACCGCGAGCGCGTGGGGTGTGGCGCGCGCCTGAACAGAGAACAGCTCGTGGATGCACCCGTGACGGGGGAACTCGGTGGAGGTCTTGTTCCAGTCGACGAGGAGCTGGTTTCGCTCGGGGTCCGTGAGGAGCGGGAGCGCGGTGATACGGGTGTCCGGCTGCTCCGCCGCCACGGTGAGCAGCGCCTGGAAGTGCCCCAGCATCCGGTGGATGGTGTCCGGGGAGAAGAGGTCGGTGTTGTACTCGACCGCGCAGTCCAGTCCCTCGGGGCTCTCCACCGTGGCGACGATGAGGTCGAACTTCGACGTGTGCGTCCGAAGCTCTCTCGACTCCATCGCCAGGGCCGACGCTGGGGGCGACTGTTCGACGCCACTCTGGAGCGCGAACATCACCTGGAAGAGCGGCGAGTAGCTCGGGTCCCGCTCGGGCTGGAGGGCTTCGACGACCTGCTCGAAGGGGACGTCCTGGTGCGCATAGGCGCCGAGCGCGACTTCGCGGACGCGGCGCAGCAGCTCGCGGAAGGACGGCGCTCCGGACACGTCGGTGCGCATCACCAGCGAGTTGACGAAGAAGCCGATGAGGCCCTCGAGCTCCGCGCGGTTGCGGTTCGCGATGGGCGTTCCGACGCTGATGTCCGTCTGTCCGCTGTAGCGGCGCAGGAGCACCTGGAAGCCCGCGAGTAGCGTCATGAAGAGGGTGGTGCCCTCCTTCCTGCTCAGCCGCTTGAGCGATTCGAGCAACGACAACGGCATGGTGCGTTTCGCGACCGCGCCCCGGAAGGTCTGGATGGCGGGACGAGGGAAGTCCGTCGGCAGCGGCAGGACTGGAGGCGCACCCGCGAGCTGCTCCTTCCAGTACGCGAGCTGGGCATCGAGGCGCTCGCCCTGGAGCCACTGACGCTGCCACACCGCGAAGTCCGCGTACTGGATGGGGAGCGCCGACAGGGGCGAGGACGCGTCACGGGTGAACGCGGTGTAGAGCGCGTTCAGTTCGCGGAAGAGCACATCCATGGACCATCCATCCGAGACGATGTGATGCATCGTCAGCAGGAGGATGTGCTTCCTCTCGTCCGCGCGAAGCAGGGCGACTCGAATCAGCGGGCCCTGGCTCAGGTCGAATGGCTGTCGCGCCGCCTCCTCGGAGAGCTGCGTGAGTCGCTCCTCACGCTCGTCGACGGGGACTTGTTGCAGGTCCACACACGTCAACGGCAGCGCGAGAGAAGGCGCGATGAGCTGGAAGGGCTGACCGTCGTGGAGAGCGAAGGAGGTGCGCAGGGACTCGTGACGCTCCATGAGGGCGTCGAGAGCGAGCTGGAGGGCTGGGAGAGAGAGCTCGCCGGAGAGGTGGATGGCGAGAGGGACGTTGTAGGCGGCGCTGCCGGGCTGGAGCTGGTCGATGAGCCAGAGGCGCTGCTGAGCGAAGGAGAGAGGGAGGCGAGCGTCCCTGGGGGAAGGGACGATGGGGGACTGGGCGCCGGAGAGGGAAGCGGAGAGGACGCGAGCGAGAGAGGAGACGGTGGGGTTGGCGAAGAGCTCGCGGAGAGGCAGCTCGAGGCGGAGGGTTTCGCGGACGCGAGAGACGAGCTGGGTGGCGAGGAGGGAGTGGCCACCGAGGTCGAAGAAGTTGTCGTCGACGCCGACGCGAGGAAGGGAGAGGAGCTGAGCCCAGAGGTTGGCGAGCAGCTCCTCGAGAGGAGAGCGAGGAGCGACGTAGGAGTCGGAGGAGTCAGCGACTCCGTCGGGAGAAGGGAGCGCCTTCCTGTCGACCTTGCCATTGGGAGAGAGGGGCAAGGAGGGGAGGCAGACGAAGACGGAAGGGAGCATGTACTCCGGGAGGGAGCGCTTGAGGAAGTCGCGCAGCTCTGCGGAGGAGGGAGGAGAGGAAGAGGAGAAGTAGGCGACGAGGCGGCGGTTGCCGGGAGAGTCCTCACGGGCGAGGACGACGCAGTCGTTGGGGGAGGGGTGGCGAAGCAGCGCGGCTTCGATTTCACCCAGCTCGATGCGGAAGCCGCGAATCTTCACCTGGAAGTCGGAGCGGCCGAGGAACTCGATGGAGCCGTCGGGGAGGAGGCGGACGAGGTCGCCGGTTTTGTAGAGGCGAGCCTGGGACTTGAAGGGGTGAGCGACGAAGCGCTCAGCGGTGAGTCCCGGCTGGTGGAGGTAGCCACGAGCGAGGCCGTC
The genomic region above belongs to Myxococcus guangdongensis and contains:
- a CDS encoding non-ribosomal peptide synthetase, which produces MSKFSDRILNAKARASLAALKKDAPAQQAITPNTSRGNQVALSSAQRRLWFLDRLEPGQAQYNVPVFVRLQGLLDERALRAALNQLLRRHESLRTCFTVQKEEPLQLIAEELSLDLQVVDLGGLSEVEREQRIRDLATEESRKPFDLSQAPLVRATLLRVSSEDHVLLLAMHHIVSDGWSMSVFFFELGALYSAIRLDTEPTLAPLKLQYADFALWHNEWLRSDAFREQLEYWKKQLAGAPPLLTLPTDRPRLPVKRHQGQAARFSIPLDEVAALKKLGREERTTLFMTVLGLFNILMSRYAGQTDVCVGTPIANRNRPELEGLIGFFVNTLVLRTDLSGAPTFRQLVQRVREVSLGAYGNQDLPFEHVVEALHPERSLGQNPLFQVMFSLQESATASASLDGLTLTTLPVETGTSKFDLLMALEETPTGLTGDLEYDTDLFDAATIERMLGHFRTLLSAAAAQPDTCITSLPMLTEAERQQLVVDWNHTSTDFPRQHCIHELFSAQAYASPDAIAVRFGDESLTYAQLEVQANQLAWHLQSLGVVADTLVGLYLERSPSLIVAMLACLKAGGAYLPLDTAYPAERLSLMLRDSGAPILLTSRTLAGAIQAPEGVRVLSLEELAPTLGKLPTHAPSTLTTPSNLAYAIYTSGSTGQPKGIVVPHLGVVRLVRDSDYIQLSPQDRVAQVSNASFDAATFEIWGALLNGALLVGVPRDVSLSPPLFVQHLRGEKVSTLFLTTALFNQLAHHAPDAFSSLSTVLFGGELVDPDVVRAVLLHGPPSRLLHVYGPTENTTFSTWHLISSPPAPGHTVPIGKPLANSTAFVLDGALQPVPVGVPGELYVGGDGLARGYLHQPGLTAERFVAHPFKSQARLYKTGDLVRLLPDGSIEFLGRSDFQVKIRGFRIELGEIEAALLRHPSPNDCVVLAREDSPGNRRLVAYFSSSSPPSSAELRDFLKRSLPEYMLPSVFVCLPSLPLSPNGKVDRKALPSPDGVADSSDSYVAPRSPLEELLANLWAQLLSLPRVGVDDNFFDLGGHSLLATQLVSRVRETLRLELPLRELFANPTVSSLARVLSASLSGAQSPIVPSPRDARLPLSFAQQRLWLIDQLQPGSAAYNVPLAIHLSGELSLPALQLALDALMERHESLRTSFALHDGQPFQLIAPSLALPLTCVDLQQVPVDEREERLTQLSEEAARQPFDLSQGPLIRVALLRADERKHILLLTMHHIVSDGWSMDVLFRELNALYTAFTRDASSPLSALPIQYADFAVWQRQWLQGERLDAQLAYWKEQLAGAPPVLPLPTDFPRPAIQTFRGAVAKRTMPLSLLESLKRLSRKEGTTLFMTLLAGFQVLLRRYSGQTDISVGTPIANRNRAELEGLIGFFVNSLVMRTDVSGAPSFRELLRRVREVALGAYAHQDVPFEQVVEALQPERDPSYSPLFQVMFALQSGVEQSPPASALAMESRELRTHTSKFDLIVATVESPEGLDCAVEYNTDLFSPDTIHRMLGHFQALLTVAAEQPDTRITALPLLTDPERNQLLVDWNKTSTEFPRHGCIHELFSVQARATPHALAVRFGEESLTYAQLEAQANQLAWHLQSLGVVPDTLIGIYLERSPSLIVAMLACLKAGGAYLPLDTAYPAERLSFMLRDARAPILITTQTLSGALSSESEVHVVTLDTQTEVIARQPPRAPPTSTQPSNLAYAIYTSGSTGQPKGIVVPHLGVVRLVRDSDYIQLSPQDRVAQVSNASFDAATFEIWGALLNGALLVGVPRDVSLSPPLFVQHLRGEKVSTLFLTTALFNQLAHHAPDAFSSLSTVLFGGELVDPDVVRAVLLHGPPSRLLHVYGPTENTTFSTWHLISSPPAPGHTVPIGRPLANSTAFVLDGALQPVPVGVPGELYVGGDGLARGYLHQPGLTAERFVAHPFKSQARLYKTGDLVRLLPDGSIEFLGRSDFQVKIRGFRIELGEIEAALLRHPSLNDCVVLAREDSPGNRRLVAYFSSSSPPSSAELRDFLKRSLPEYMLPSVFVCLPSLPLSPNGKVDRKALPSPDSATDASESYVAPRSPLEELLANLWAQLLSLPRVGVDDNFFDLGGHSLLA